The following proteins are co-located in the Komagataeibacter sp. FNDCF1 genome:
- a CDS encoding amidohydrolase family protein, translating to MPDTVYRNALLFDGTGCNPVISDVAVSGGRISAMGPALEVEGDTTEIDCTGLWLLPGMLDIHTHLDLEVEIAPELPEVVRHGTTTVVIGNCSIGVTYGNQRRDGEDPIVDCFARVENMPKTVLGKVANTCTWSDSQGYLDHLSSLSLGPNIVPLIPHSMLRIEVMGLQQSISRSPTRRERGRMERLLDAGMAQGYAGFSTDALPFHFLANDPHKKRKIPTQYAGYRELKQLTGVVRRYGRVWQATPPKDDIIEAVRAFLLTSGRLFGRPLRTTVLAAIDLQTNRAAVGMCLMLSAILNSRVLKGIFRFQVLSGSFRVWSDGAINPLADEIPALRGLNERELDDREGRARIMDDPQWIASFREMWMKGKTGWSLARLRRLVRQEETVLTRNLADMKVAECPLSQWDGQTLQGPYDRLRRWQKTRGRHGAADQAEARFFATFPDPVGDDATFILHLLRQWDTALRWETTFANRNPDILKKLLFNPQTLPGFNDSGAHLANIGFYDGNLRFLKIAQEDGMHAVTSAVHRLTGLPAAFFNLNAGTIKVGAQADLCVIDPLALHAWNPEETYAFTYRAQFGCRQVINRPTGVVRHVMIGGTTAWTGTDYASGFGQQAYGRVMRSREHPLERAYR from the coding sequence GTGCCCGATACCGTCTACCGAAACGCCCTTCTGTTCGATGGCACCGGATGCAATCCCGTCATTTCGGATGTTGCCGTATCCGGCGGCAGGATTTCCGCAATGGGCCCGGCGCTGGAGGTGGAGGGCGACACGACAGAGATAGACTGTACGGGCCTGTGGCTCCTGCCCGGCATGCTGGATATTCATACCCATCTGGACCTGGAAGTGGAAATCGCCCCCGAACTGCCGGAAGTAGTGCGCCATGGCACGACCACGGTTGTGATCGGAAACTGTTCGATCGGGGTCACCTACGGCAACCAGCGCCGCGACGGGGAAGACCCGATCGTGGACTGCTTCGCCCGCGTGGAGAACATGCCCAAGACCGTGCTGGGCAAGGTGGCCAATACCTGTACATGGTCGGATTCACAGGGCTATCTTGACCATCTTTCCAGCCTGTCGCTGGGTCCGAACATCGTTCCGCTCATTCCGCATTCCATGCTCCGTATCGAGGTGATGGGCCTGCAGCAGTCCATAAGCCGCAGCCCCACGCGGCGTGAGCGCGGGCGCATGGAACGGCTGCTGGATGCGGGCATGGCGCAGGGATATGCCGGTTTTTCCACCGATGCGCTGCCCTTTCACTTCCTGGCCAACGATCCGCACAAGAAGCGCAAGATCCCCACGCAGTACGCAGGCTACAGGGAACTGAAGCAGTTGACCGGCGTGGTGCGCCGCTACGGTCGCGTGTGGCAGGCAACACCGCCCAAGGATGACATCATCGAGGCCGTGCGCGCCTTCCTGCTGACCAGCGGGCGGCTGTTCGGACGCCCGCTCAGGACAACCGTGCTTGCTGCCATCGACCTGCAGACCAACCGCGCTGCGGTCGGCATGTGCCTGATGCTGTCCGCCATCCTCAATTCCAGGGTCCTGAAGGGAATTTTCCGCTTTCAGGTGCTGTCCGGCTCCTTCAGGGTATGGAGTGACGGGGCGATCAATCCCCTTGCCGACGAGATTCCCGCACTGCGGGGCCTGAACGAACGCGAACTGGATGACCGTGAAGGGCGCGCGCGCATCATGGATGATCCACAGTGGATCGCATCCTTCCGCGAGATGTGGATGAAGGGAAAGACAGGCTGGTCACTGGCGCGGCTGCGCAGGCTGGTGCGGCAGGAGGAAACGGTGCTGACCCGCAACCTTGCGGACATGAAGGTCGCCGAATGCCCGCTGTCGCAGTGGGATGGCCAGACCCTGCAGGGTCCCTATGACCGTCTGCGGCGCTGGCAGAAGACACGGGGCCGACATGGGGCCGCCGACCAGGCGGAAGCCCGGTTCTTTGCCACCTTCCCCGACCCGGTGGGCGATGACGCCACATTCATCCTCCATCTGCTGCGGCAGTGGGATACCGCCCTGCGGTGGGAGACGACCTTTGCCAACCGTAACCCGGATATCCTGAAAAAACTGCTGTTCAACCCGCAGACCCTGCCGGGCTTCAATGACAGTGGCGCCCATCTGGCCAATATCGGTTTTTATGATGGCAACCTGCGCTTTCTCAAGATCGCGCAGGAAGATGGCATGCACGCCGTGACCTCCGCCGTGCACAGGCTGACCGGACTGCCGGCCGCCTTCTTCAACCTCAATGCCGGGACCATAAAGGTCGGCGCGCAGGCGGATCTGTGCGTGATCGACCCCCTGGCGCTGCATGCCTGGAACCCGGAGGAAACCTACGCCTTCACCTATCGCGCCCAGTTCGGGTGCAGGCAGGTGATCAACCGCCCCACGGGGGTCGTACGCCATGTGATGATTGGCGGCACGACAGCATGGACAGGCACCGATTACGCCAGCGGCTTCGGCCAGCAGGCCTATGGCCGGGTGATGCGCTCCAGGGAGCATCCGCTTGAGCGGGCGTATCGCTGA
- a CDS encoding class III extradiol ring-cleavage dioxygenase: MEQQSAIQPVLFLPHGGGPCFFMDWPDTWDRMAAHLRGIAATLPRRPDGIVVMSGHWETGVPTVTSSPHPPLIYDYHGFPAHTYRLRYPAPGSPTLATQVRHLLEGAGMATAEDPARGLDHGVFIPFMLAFGQADIPVVELSLQRDLSAAMELRTGAALRPLRAQNVLIVGTGMTYHNLHHFMGGNPQSNEVSHAFDTWLARAVEAAPDIRNDALTHWEHAPGAHICHPRPEHLLPLMFAAGAAGQDRGVRDYSDTVMGKALSGFRFG; encoded by the coding sequence ATGGAACAGCAATCCGCCATCCAGCCGGTCCTGTTCCTGCCCCACGGGGGCGGGCCGTGCTTCTTCATGGACTGGCCCGATACGTGGGACCGCATGGCCGCCCACCTGCGCGGCATTGCCGCCACCCTGCCCCGGCGGCCTGACGGGATTGTCGTCATGTCAGGCCATTGGGAAACCGGCGTGCCCACCGTGACATCCAGCCCCCACCCGCCCCTGATTTATGATTATCACGGCTTTCCAGCCCATACCTACCGGTTGCGCTACCCCGCCCCCGGATCACCCACGCTTGCGACACAGGTCCGTCACCTGCTGGAAGGGGCGGGCATGGCCACAGCGGAAGACCCTGCACGCGGCCTTGATCACGGGGTGTTCATCCCGTTCATGCTTGCCTTCGGGCAGGCGGATATTCCCGTGGTGGAACTGTCGCTGCAACGTGACCTGAGCGCGGCCATGGAACTGCGGACCGGCGCGGCACTCCGGCCGCTACGCGCGCAGAACGTACTGATCGTGGGCACGGGCATGACCTATCACAACCTGCATCATTTCATGGGCGGCAATCCGCAGTCCAATGAGGTATCGCACGCTTTCGACACGTGGCTTGCCCGCGCGGTGGAAGCCGCACCCGATATCCGCAACGACGCCCTGACCCACTGGGAGCACGCACCGGGCGCCCATATCTGCCACCCCCGCCCCGAACATCTGCTGCCGCTCATGTTCGCCGCCGGGGCCGCGGGGCAGGACCGTGGCGTGCGTGACTACAGCGATACCGTGATGGGCAAGGCCCTGTCGGGCTTCCGTTTCGGCTGA
- a CDS encoding bile acid:sodium symporter family protein: MAALTRLFPLWAVLVSVVAVLRPAPFVALTPCITPLLAFIMFTMGVTLGVGDFVRIARRPAPVLAGVALHYLVMPLAAWVIARLMHMPPMLATGMVLVGCVSSGTASNVMIYLSRGDVALSVSISMLSTLVGIVATPVLTRFYVSAGVSVDSWGLFRSIVEIVALPVMGGVMVNATCAHLVRRVEPVLPLVAMVSIMAIIGSIVGGVAPALGTVGPLVLVGVVLHNATGLLGGYWGGRLLGFDESVCRTLALEVGMQNSGLAATLGRLYFSPLAALPGAVFSVWHNISGSALAALWAGRPLRGRDPA; this comes from the coding sequence ATGGCGGCGCTGACGCGGCTTTTCCCGCTATGGGCCGTGCTCGTCTCGGTTGTGGCCGTGCTGCGTCCGGCACCCTTTGTTGCGCTGACCCCCTGCATCACCCCGTTGCTGGCGTTCATCATGTTTACCATGGGGGTAACGCTGGGAGTAGGGGATTTCGTGCGGATTGCGCGCCGTCCGGCCCCGGTTCTGGCGGGCGTGGCGCTGCATTACCTGGTCATGCCGCTGGCGGCATGGGTTATCGCGCGGCTCATGCACATGCCGCCCATGCTGGCGACCGGCATGGTACTGGTGGGGTGCGTGTCCAGCGGCACGGCGTCCAATGTCATGATCTACCTGTCACGCGGCGATGTGGCGCTGTCGGTCAGCATCAGCATGCTGTCCACGCTGGTGGGCATCGTGGCGACACCGGTGCTGACCCGATTCTATGTATCCGCCGGGGTCAGTGTCGATAGCTGGGGGCTGTTCCGTAGTATTGTGGAAATCGTGGCCCTGCCGGTCATGGGCGGGGTGATGGTGAACGCGACATGCGCGCATCTGGTCCGCAGGGTGGAACCGGTCCTGCCGCTGGTTGCCATGGTGTCGATCATGGCCATCATCGGCAGCATTGTCGGCGGTGTGGCGCCAGCGCTTGGCACGGTCGGCCCGCTCGTGCTGGTGGGGGTGGTGCTGCATAACGCGACCGGCCTGCTGGGCGGGTACTGGGGCGGCCGCCTGCTGGGGTTTGACGAGTCCGTCTGCCGCACCCTGGCGCTGGAGGTCGGCATGCAGAATTCCGGCCTGGCGGCCACGCTGGGACGGCTTTATTTCTCGCCGCTTGCGGCCCTGCCGGGCGCCGTGTTCTCCGTATGGCACAACATATCGGGCTCGGCGCTGGCAGCACTATGGGCGGGCCGTCCCTTGCGTGGCCGGGACCCTGCCTGA
- a CDS encoding glucoamylase family protein: protein MTGGHAGVFISALIYCTSLCGTPAPAAEQPVTSGVTATLPAAHAASPADMAMISDLERRTFQWFWDSADPGTGLVPDRYPAAQTFSSVASIGFGLTAYGIGATRGYITRAQAATRTLATLRYLMDGPQNDSPDGAMGYRGFYYHFLNRGNGQRYSHDIELSSIDTALLMEGVLFAQSFYDRDTPLEAGIRDLADRLYRRVDWQWMKRPDNRLSMGWSPEHQFIPSYWEGYSEGMMAYILGLGSPTHGLEPTSWQAWLATNNQRWGDYYGQTFLNFAPLFGHQYSHAWIDFRGVRDEWARGKQIDYFENSRRAVYAQQAYAVANPGKWQGYSATTWGLTACDGPGEITQKLDGQDRHFLSYSARGAGRDYTQDDGTIAPTAAAGSIAFAPEIVLPTLRDMKNRYGRKIYGRYGFVDAFNPSFHSGRSYWTDSEYLGIDQGPILLMIENWRTGLVWNVMKRNPYIRAGLERAGFEGGWLPAAPAMAAGRDTRTTQLAPSPTPADGTRGSAPAGSAVPAHPS, encoded by the coding sequence ATGACGGGGGGCCATGCGGGTGTTTTCATATCGGCCCTGATCTATTGCACATCGCTGTGCGGCACACCCGCGCCTGCCGCCGAACAGCCGGTCACATCCGGGGTCACCGCCACCCTGCCTGCGGCCCACGCCGCCAGTCCCGCCGACATGGCCATGATCAGTGACCTGGAACGCCGGACCTTCCAGTGGTTCTGGGATTCAGCCGATCCCGGGACCGGGCTTGTGCCGGACCGCTACCCCGCCGCCCAGACCTTCAGCAGTGTCGCCTCCATCGGTTTCGGCCTGACGGCATATGGCATTGGCGCCACGCGCGGCTACATTACCCGCGCACAGGCGGCCACCCGTACGCTGGCCACGCTGCGCTACCTGATGGACGGGCCGCAGAACGACAGCCCCGACGGGGCCATGGGTTACAGGGGGTTCTATTACCATTTCCTGAACAGGGGGAACGGGCAGCGCTACAGCCATGACATAGAACTCTCCAGCATCGACACCGCACTGCTGATGGAGGGCGTGCTGTTCGCCCAGTCCTTCTATGACCGCGATACCCCGCTCGAAGCCGGGATCCGTGATCTGGCCGACCGGCTTTACAGGCGTGTGGACTGGCAGTGGATGAAACGCCCCGACAACCGGCTGAGCATGGGCTGGAGTCCCGAGCACCAGTTTATTCCAAGCTACTGGGAAGGCTACAGCGAGGGCATGATGGCCTATATCCTTGGACTGGGTTCGCCCACGCACGGGCTGGAGCCGACGTCATGGCAGGCGTGGCTTGCCACCAACAACCAGCGCTGGGGGGATTATTACGGGCAGACCTTCCTCAACTTCGCGCCCCTGTTCGGCCATCAGTACAGCCATGCCTGGATCGACTTCCGTGGCGTGCGCGATGAATGGGCGCGCGGCAAGCAGATCGACTATTTCGAGAACAGTCGCCGCGCCGTCTATGCCCAGCAGGCCTATGCCGTGGCCAATCCCGGAAAATGGCAGGGCTACAGCGCCACCACATGGGGCCTGACCGCCTGTGACGGACCGGGCGAGATCACACAGAAGCTGGATGGGCAGGACCGGCATTTCCTGTCCTATTCCGCCCGTGGCGCGGGCCGCGATTACACGCAGGACGATGGCACCATCGCTCCCACCGCCGCCGCCGGTTCCATTGCCTTCGCCCCCGAGATCGTGCTGCCCACCCTGCGTGACATGAAGAACCGCTACGGCCGGAAAATCTATGGCCGCTATGGTTTTGTCGATGCGTTCAACCCCAGTTTCCACAGCGGCCGGTCCTACTGGACCGACAGCGAATATCTGGGCATTGACCAGGGGCCGATCCTGCTCATGATCGAGAACTGGCGCACCGGGCTGGTATGGAACGTAATGAAGCGCAATCCCTATATCCGCGCGGGGCTGGAGCGCGCGGGGTTCGAGGGCGGCTGGCTTCCGGCGGCACCCGCCATGGCGGCGGGCAGGGACACCCGCACCACGCAGCTTGCTCCCTCCCCCACCCCGGCGGACGGCACGCGGGGCAGTGCTCCTGCTGGCAGTGCAGTGCCCGCCCATCCATCCTGA
- a CDS encoding NAD-dependent succinate-semialdehyde dehydrogenase, with the protein MAYKTVNPFTNETVATFPDLTDAELAYKLDRAQETYREWSRLSFARRAAVVGRAAELLRAHKDEYARYLTLEMGKLYRESLAEVELSADILQYYADNAEKFLAPQKLTEKSGRGDQAMVVSQPLGIVFAIEPWNFPYYQLARVVGPQFMAGNVVVVKHASNVPQSAAAFEQLFADAGAPEGLYTNLYATRDQLGTIIADDRVIGVALTGSEGAGAIVASQAGRALKKTTMELGGSDAFIVLDDADLEKSVRWAVWGRMNNGGQCCVAAKRIIVAEPIADAFLDRFSEELGKLVPGNPMDEKSGVPPLSSQAAADQLNDQVEQAVRHGAIAMRVGPTPPNTGAFVQTTILTNVEPDNPVFHQELFGPVAMFFRVKDDEAAIRLANDNPYGLGGSVFTSDTARGVRVAEQIETGMVYINHPTWTTSDLPFGGVKRSGFGRELSSMGIQEFVNKKLIDVVPIDATP; encoded by the coding sequence ATGGCGTACAAGACAGTCAATCCCTTTACCAACGAAACCGTGGCAACCTTCCCGGACCTGACGGATGCGGAACTGGCCTACAAGCTGGACCGCGCGCAGGAAACCTACAGGGAATGGTCCCGGCTGTCCTTTGCCCGGCGTGCGGCAGTCGTGGGCAGGGCGGCTGAACTGCTGCGCGCGCACAAGGACGAATACGCCCGCTACCTGACACTGGAAATGGGCAAGCTGTACCGCGAGAGCCTGGCGGAAGTCGAACTTTCCGCCGATATTCTGCAGTATTACGCCGATAATGCCGAGAAATTCCTTGCCCCGCAGAAACTGACCGAAAAGAGCGGCCGGGGCGATCAGGCGATGGTGGTCAGCCAGCCGCTTGGTATCGTGTTCGCCATCGAGCCGTGGAATTTCCCCTACTACCAGCTGGCCCGCGTGGTGGGGCCGCAGTTCATGGCGGGCAACGTGGTGGTGGTCAAGCATGCCTCCAACGTGCCGCAGTCGGCTGCCGCCTTCGAGCAGCTGTTTGCCGATGCCGGTGCGCCAGAGGGGCTTTATACCAACCTGTATGCCACCCGCGACCAGCTTGGCACCATCATTGCCGATGACCGTGTGATTGGTGTGGCGCTGACCGGCAGCGAGGGTGCAGGGGCCATCGTGGCATCCCAGGCGGGCAGGGCGCTCAAGAAAACCACGATGGAACTGGGCGGCAGCGACGCCTTTATCGTGCTGGATGACGCGGATCTGGAAAAATCAGTCAGATGGGCGGTATGGGGCCGCATGAACAATGGCGGGCAGTGCTGTGTGGCCGCCAAGCGCATCATCGTGGCCGAGCCGATTGCCGATGCCTTTCTGGACCGGTTTTCCGAAGAACTTGGAAAGCTGGTGCCGGGCAACCCGATGGATGAAAAAAGCGGCGTGCCGCCCCTGTCATCACAGGCCGCGGCCGACCAGCTCAATGACCAGGTGGAGCAGGCGGTCAGGCACGGCGCCATCGCCATGCGCGTGGGCCCCACGCCACCCAACACGGGCGCATTCGTGCAGACGACCATCCTGACCAATGTGGAACCGGACAATCCCGTGTTCCATCAGGAACTGTTTGGCCCCGTGGCCATGTTCTTCCGCGTGAAGGATGACGAGGCGGCCATAAGGCTGGCCAATGACAACCCGTATGGCCTGGGCGGCTCGGTCTTTACCAGTGACACCGCGCGCGGCGTGCGCGTGGCCGAACAGATCGAGACCGGCATGGTCTATATCAACCACCCGACATGGACCACGTCCGACCTGCCTTTTGGCGGGGTCAAGCGTTCAGGTTTTGGCCGCGAACTGTCATCCATGGGCATACAGGAGTTCGTCAACAAGAAGCTGATCGATGTCGTGCCCATAGATGCAACACCCTGA
- a CDS encoding 2-keto-4-pentenoate hydratase: MPTSSIPTLTELFLAVRRGQVPPPATIDPALVPRDVAGACAVQDAVGGFLGPIGGWKVGADGPQAEPGAAPIHTATMFTTGATVPPDLCRHLGVEGEIGYRFAHALPARPEGYTRAEVLAAIGTIHPVIEIIDTRFEEPGSQHRLLHMADQQSHGALIVGLGQPAWERVNPAEERVVLTVDDRTVADHVGGNAAGDPLRLLVWLANHASQRGLGMAAGCLVTTGSATGTVFVGHGTDVKASFPSIGQVTAHLA; encoded by the coding sequence ATGCCCACATCTTCCATACCTACCCTGACCGAACTGTTCCTTGCGGTAAGACGGGGACAGGTCCCGCCGCCCGCCACGATCGATCCGGCCCTTGTACCCCGTGACGTGGCCGGTGCCTGTGCGGTGCAGGATGCGGTTGGCGGCTTCCTGGGGCCGATTGGCGGGTGGAAAGTCGGGGCTGACGGGCCACAGGCCGAACCCGGTGCGGCACCCATCCATACCGCCACCATGTTCACCACCGGCGCCACGGTACCCCCTGACCTGTGCCGCCACCTCGGGGTGGAAGGCGAGATCGGCTACCGCTTCGCCCATGCCCTGCCTGCACGGCCCGAAGGGTATACGCGCGCGGAAGTGCTGGCGGCCATCGGCACGATCCATCCCGTCATCGAGATCATCGATACCCGGTTTGAAGAACCCGGCTCCCAGCACAGGCTGTTGCACATGGCTGACCAGCAGAGCCATGGCGCGCTGATCGTGGGCCTTGGCCAGCCGGCATGGGAGAGGGTCAACCCGGCTGAAGAACGGGTGGTGCTGACAGTCGATGACAGGACCGTGGCCGACCATGTGGGCGGCAATGCCGCAGGTGACCCGCTGCGCCTGCTGGTCTGGCTGGCCAACCATGCGTCACAGCGGGGGCTGGGCATGGCCGCAGGCTGTCTTGTCACCACGGGTTCGGCCACGGGCACGGTTTTTGTGGGCCATGGCACCGATGTCAAGGCCAGCTTTCCCTCCATCGGTCAGGTCACGGCCCATCTGGCCTGA
- the ahpF gene encoding alkyl hydroperoxide reductase subunit F, with product MLQDPIKTQLKGYLAGLAHPIVLEASLDDSPQSREMHELLHEVAALSDRVQVSEAGQATRRPSFAIKREGGRTGVTFAAIPMGHEFTSFVLALLQVAGHPPKLSDDEIAQIKALPGPYHFETYVSLSCQNCPDVVQALNAMSVLNPNISNVTIDGALFQDEVTARNIMSVPQVYLNGEPFETGRADIGQLLAKLDADAPRRAAEKLKDTAPFDVLIIGGGPAGASAAVYAARKGLRTGLVAERFGGQVMDTAGIENFISVPETDGPKLAAALEAHVRAYDVEIINAQRAKELFPAPRPGGLHGVALESGAILHARTVVLATGAHWRHLGVPGEEEYRNKGVAYCPHCDGPFYKGKRVAVAGGGNSGVEAAIDLAGIVAHVTLLQRGSHLKADKVLQDKLHTLPNVTVLTEALTTRIEGNGRNVTGLTYRGGDGADHHVDLEGVFVQIGLLPNTGWLKNTLRLNDFGEIMVNDHGATSVPGVFAAGDATTTPYKQIVIAIGDGATAALSAFDYLIRVPAPAPQPVPA from the coding sequence ATGTTGCAAGATCCCATCAAGACGCAGCTCAAGGGGTATCTGGCAGGGCTCGCGCACCCGATCGTGCTCGAGGCCTCGCTGGATGACAGCCCGCAATCGCGTGAGATGCATGAACTCCTGCATGAGGTCGCCGCCCTTTCCGACAGGGTGCAGGTATCGGAGGCGGGGCAGGCCACGCGACGGCCGTCCTTTGCCATAAAGCGCGAAGGCGGGCGGACGGGCGTGACCTTTGCCGCCATTCCCATGGGGCACGAATTCACCTCCTTCGTGCTGGCGCTGCTGCAGGTGGCGGGGCACCCGCCAAAACTGTCCGATGATGAAATCGCGCAGATAAAGGCGCTGCCGGGGCCATATCATTTCGAGACCTATGTCTCGCTGTCGTGCCAGAACTGCCCCGATGTGGTGCAGGCGCTCAACGCCATGAGCGTGCTCAACCCCAATATCAGCAATGTCACGATTGACGGGGCGCTGTTCCAGGACGAAGTCACGGCAAGGAACATCATGTCCGTGCCGCAGGTCTACCTGAATGGTGAACCGTTCGAGACCGGGCGTGCCGATATCGGGCAGCTCCTGGCAAAGCTGGACGCCGATGCCCCCCGCCGGGCTGCGGAAAAGCTGAAGGATACTGCCCCGTTTGACGTGCTGATCATCGGTGGCGGCCCGGCCGGTGCGTCCGCTGCGGTCTATGCCGCGCGCAAGGGCCTGCGCACCGGGCTGGTGGCCGAGCGCTTTGGTGGGCAGGTCATGGATACGGCTGGGATCGAGAATTTCATCTCCGTGCCCGAAACCGACGGGCCAAAACTCGCGGCGGCGCTGGAGGCGCATGTGCGCGCCTATGACGTGGAGATCATAAACGCCCAGCGCGCGAAGGAACTCTTTCCCGCCCCCCGGCCCGGTGGCCTGCACGGCGTGGCGCTGGAAAGCGGGGCTATCCTGCACGCCCGCACGGTCGTACTGGCCACCGGTGCCCACTGGCGGCATCTGGGTGTGCCGGGTGAGGAGGAATACCGTAACAAAGGTGTCGCCTACTGCCCGCACTGCGACGGTCCCTTCTATAAGGGCAAGCGTGTTGCCGTGGCGGGCGGCGGCAATAGCGGGGTGGAAGCCGCGATCGACCTGGCAGGTATCGTGGCGCATGTAACGCTCCTGCAGCGCGGTTCGCACCTGAAAGCCGACAAGGTGCTGCAGGACAAGCTGCACACCCTGCCCAACGTGACTGTCCTGACCGAGGCCCTGACCACGCGCATTGAAGGCAACGGCAGGAACGTGACCGGCCTGACCTATCGTGGCGGCGACGGGGCGGATCATCACGTGGATCTGGAAGGCGTGTTCGTGCAGATCGGCCTGCTGCCCAACACGGGCTGGCTGAAGAATACGCTCAGGCTCAACGATTTTGGTGAGATCATGGTCAATGACCATGGCGCCACCTCCGTGCCCGGTGTGTTCGCCGCAGGCGATGCGACGACAACGCCCTACAAGCAGATCGTCATTGCCATTGGTGATGGCGCAACGGCGGCCCTCTCGGCCTTTGACTACCTGATCCGCGTACCGGCTCCCGCCCCTCAGCCCGTTCCGGCCTGA
- a CDS encoding LLM class flavin-dependent oxidoreductase: protein MIPFSVLDLSLITRGHGPADAFRNTLDLARLAESLGCARYWLAEHHGMPGIASAATGILIGQVAAATRHIRVGAGGIMLPNHSPLVIAEQFGTLESLFPGRIDLGLGRAPGSDQRTAHALRRDPHAPERFAHDVEELLHYFEPASEQDTHLVRAIPGAGLQVPVWLLGSSLFSAVLAAQLGLPYAFASHFAPARMEEAITLYRHRFTPSARCPKPHVMLGVNMIAADSVEEAGHLATSLQQYFIALRRGRPIAFPPPVADTTGLWSAGEQAMLDHALACTLAGSADTITRRLAAFISRHQPDELLLALPVYDHALRRRSLELAMTLRDGLAAGMA, encoded by the coding sequence ATGATCCCGTTCTCCGTTCTTGACCTGTCGCTCATCACACGCGGGCATGGCCCGGCGGATGCCTTCCGCAATACGCTGGACCTTGCACGGCTGGCCGAAAGCCTTGGCTGCGCACGCTACTGGCTGGCTGAACATCATGGCATGCCGGGCATTGCCTCCGCCGCAACGGGTATCCTGATCGGGCAGGTGGCGGCGGCGACACGCCATATCCGCGTGGGTGCCGGCGGGATCATGCTGCCCAATCATTCCCCGCTGGTCATAGCCGAGCAGTTCGGCACGCTTGAAAGCCTTTTTCCGGGCCGGATCGACCTTGGGCTTGGCCGCGCGCCGGGTTCGGACCAGCGCACCGCGCACGCCCTGCGGCGTGACCCGCACGCGCCGGAGCGTTTTGCCCACGATGTGGAAGAACTGCTCCATTATTTTGAACCCGCCAGCGAGCAGGATACCCATCTGGTCCGCGCCATTCCCGGCGCGGGGCTGCAGGTGCCGGTCTGGCTGCTGGGGTCTTCGCTATTTTCCGCCGTTCTGGCAGCACAACTGGGTCTGCCCTACGCCTTCGCTTCCCATTTCGCGCCAGCCCGGATGGAGGAGGCGATCACCCTCTACCGCCACCGCTTCACCCCATCCGCACGCTGCCCGAAACCCCATGTCATGCTGGGCGTGAACATGATCGCGGCTGACAGCGTGGAGGAAGCCGGGCATCTCGCCACATCGCTCCAGCAGTATTTCATCGCACTCCGCCGCGGGCGGCCCATTGCCTTTCCGCCGCCGGTTGCCGATACCACCGGCCTGTGGTCGGCAGGGGAGCAGGCCATGCTGGACCATGCGCTGGCCTGCACCCTTGCGGGCTCGGCCGATACGATCACGCGGCGGCTGGCGGCGTTCATCAGCCGCCATCAGCCTGATGAACTGCTGCTGGCGCTGCCGGTGTACGACCATGCGCTGCGGCGGCGCTCACTCGAACTGGCCATGACCCTGCGCGACGGACTGGCGGCAGGTATGGCCTGA